From a single Nicotiana tabacum cultivar K326 chromosome 8, ASM71507v2, whole genome shotgun sequence genomic region:
- the LOC107827634 gene encoding trafficking protein particle complex II-specific subunit 120 homolog isoform X1, with the protein MEPDVSIETSCMIRVAVLPIGSITIPLFRDYTSMLVRHYTVSLSSISSFYTEHQKSPFAHQPWDSGSLRFKFMVGGSPPSPWEDFQSNRKIFAVIGICHCPSSPDLHSVMDQFVTACKSYSSSVVQRCFAFCPGDSQLEDESFKGSNLILFPPADRQTQEFHLQTMMQDIAASLLMEFEKSVLQAESGGTILKTPLDSQASLSSEEVIKAKKRRLGRAQKTIGDYCLLAGSPVDANAHYSTSLELARLTGDFFWYAGAMEGSVCALLIDQMGQRDQVLDDEVKYRYNSVILHYRKSFIQDNAQRVSPLSFELEATLKLARYLCRYSWKELAKEVVDLLTAAADGAKSLIDASDRLILYIEIARLFGTLGYHRKAAFFSRQVAQLYLQQENRLAAISSMQVLAMTTKAYRVQSRASTDHALYQENGQNHADGGKAHHNWIVSLFESQWSSIQMVVLREILLSAVRGGDPLTAWSAAARLLRSYYPLITPAGQNGLASALSNASERLPSGTRCADPALPFIRLHSFPLHSSQQDIVKRNHGRDDWWAGAAPSGPFIYTPFSKGEANQSSKQELIWVVGEAVQVLVELANPCGFDLKVDSIYLSVHSGNFDAFPISVSLPPNSSKVIALAGIPTEVGSLKIPGCIVHCFGVITEHYFKDVDNLLVGAAQGLVLSDPFRCCGSPKLKNVTVPNISVVPPLPLFISRVVGSDGAIILYEGEIREVQISLANAGTVPIEQAHISLSGKNQDSIQSIAYEILKSSLPLKPGAEVRIPVTLKAWQLGLSDLDAAPGKNISGSTGRQLKDGSSPVLLIHYAGPLAYSGDASTNGSVPPGRRLVVPLNICVLQGLSLVKARLLSMEIPAHVGENHSKIQVETSSTEESPRTDRFMKIDPYRGSWGLRFLELELSNPTDVVFEIGVSVNMEDFNDEENPEYDYPKTRIDRDYTARVLIPLEHFKLPVLDGSFLVKESQMNGTISRRSSFSEKSSKAELNASIKNLISRIKVRWQSGRNNSGELNIKDAIQAALQSSMMDVLLPDPLTFGFRCGKNTLQDFAELNLDEESDIQGTRKGSLRAHDMTPVEVLVRNNTKEMIKVSLSITCRDIAGENCVEGDKATVLWAGVLSGVTMEVPPLKEYRHSFSLYFLVPGEYTLLAAAVIDDANEMLRARARAKSCDESIFCRGPPYHIRVDGTM; encoded by the exons ATGGAACCCGACGTGAGCATCGAAACAAGCTGTATGATCCGAGTAGCAGTTCTACCAATCGGATCGATTACAATCCCCTTATTCCGCGACTACACTTCTATGCTAGTCCGTCACTACACAGTATCATTATCTTCTATCAGTTCATTCTACACAGAACATCAAAAATCTCCATTCGCTCATCAACCTTGGGATTCCGGTAGCCTCCGGTTCAAATTCATGGTCGGCGGTTCACCGCCTAGTCCTTGGGAAGACTTCCAATCGAACCGGAAGATCTTCGCTGTTATAGGCATTTGTCACTGTCCTTCTTCCCCTGATCTACATTCTGTCATGGATCAGTTTGTCACTGCCTGTAAGAGTTACTCTTCTTCAGTCGTTCAGCGTTGCTTCGCTTTTTGCCCTGGAGATTCTCAG CTAGAGGATGAAAGCTTCAAAGGGAGCAACTTAATTTTGTTTCCCCCTGCTGATCGGCAAACTCAGGAATTCCATTTGCAAACTATGATGCAAGATATTGCTGCCTCATTGTTGATGGAATTTGAGAAATCAGTTCTTCAAGCAGAGTCTGGTGGAACTATTTTGAAGACACCTTTAGATTCTCAAGCCAGTCTTAGCTCAGAGGAG GTCATCAAGGCTAAGAAACGAAGATTGGGCCGTGCACAAAAAACTATTGGCGATTACTGTCTCTTGGCAGGATCACCTGTTGATGCTAATGCCCATTATTCAACTTCATTGGAACTTGCTCGATTGACTGGGGACTTCTTTTGGTATGCTGGGGCAATGGAAGGCAGTGTTTGTGCATTGTTG ATAGATCAAATGGGCCAGAGGGATCAAGTTCTAGACGATGAGGTCAAATACCGTTACAATAGTGTGATTTTGCATTACAGAAAGTCATTTATTCAAGATAATGCTCAAAG AGTTTCTCCTCTAAGTTTCGAGCTCGAGGCGACTCTCAAATTAGCACGATACCTCTGCAGGTACTCTTG GAAGGAGCTGGCTAAAGAAGTGGTTGATTTGTTGACAGCAGCAGCTGATGGAGCAAAATCATTGATTGATGCTAGTGACAGATTGATATTATACATTGAAATAGCTCGCCTCTTTGGGACTCTTGGTTATCATCGAAAGGCTGCTTTTTTCTCAAGGCAGGTGGCTCAGCTATACTTGCAACAAGAGAATCGATTGGCTGCAATCAGTTCAATGCAAGTACTGGCAATGACTACAAAAGCTTATCGTGTTCAAAGTAGAGCCTCCACTGATCATGCTCTTTATCAG GAAAATGGACAAAATCATGCGGATGGTGGAAAAGCGCATCACAATTGGATAGTCTCACTTTTCGAATCTCAATGGAGTAGCATTCAAATGGTTGTGCTGAGGGAAATACTTCTATCAGCTGTTCGTGGTGGAGATCCTCTTACTGCATGGAGTGCAGCAGCACGTCTTCTTAGGTCCTATTATCCTCTTATTACACCTGCTGGGCAAAATGGTCTTGCAAGTGCTCTTTCAAATGCATCAGAGAGACTTCCTTCAGGAACTCGCTGTGCTGATCCGGCCTTACCTTTTATAAG GTTGCATTCTTTTCCACTTCATTCCTCCCAACAGGACATAGTAAAACGTAATCATGGGAGAGATGATTGGTGGGCAGGGGCTGCTCCTTCAGGACCTTTTATTTATACACCTTTCAGCAAAGGGGAGGCGAATCAAAGCAGTAAGCAGGAGCTTATATGGGTTGTAGGTGAAGCAGTGCAAGTGTTAGTGGAGTTGGCAAATCCTTGTGGCTTTGATTTGAAGGTGGATAGTATATATCTATCTGTGCATTCAGGGAATTTTGATGCTTTTCCCATCAGTGTTAGTCTGCCTCCTAATTCTTCCAAAGTGATTGCATTAGCTGGAATTCCTACTGAAGTAGGTTCACTGAAAATTCCGGGATGTATTGTTCATTGTTTTGGTGTTATCACTGAACATTATTTTAAGGATGTGGATAATCTTCTCGTGGGAGCGGCTCAAGGACTTGTGCTGTCTGATCCTTTCCGCTGTTGTGGGTCACCAAAGTTGAAAAATGTTACGGTTCCAAATATTTCAGTGGTTCCACCTTTGCCATTGTTTATATCACGTGTTGTGGGTAGTGATGGTGCTATAATTTTATATGAAGGCGAGATTCGTGAAGTGCAGATAAGTTTGGCCAATGCCGGCACGGTTCCAATTGAGCAAGCCCACATCTCATTATCTGGAAAAAATCAAGACTCAATCCAGTCAATTGCTTATGAAATCTTGAAGTCTTCCCTTCCTTTGAAGCCCGGTGCTGAAGTGAGAATACCTGTCACCTTAAAGGCTTGGCAGCTTGGACTTTCGGATCTGGATGCTGCACCTGGCAAGAACATATCTGGAAGCACTGGGAGGCAACTCAAGGACGGAAGCAGCCCTGTGCTGCTGATCCACTATGCAG GTCCACTTGCTTATTCTGGAGATGCATCAACAAATGGATCTGTTCCTCCTGGTAGGCGCTTAGTCGTTCCCCTGAATATATGTGTTTTGCAGGGTTTATCTCTTGTGAAGGCTCGTTTGTTATCTATGGAGATCCCTGCTCATGTGGGGGAGAATCATTCAAAAATTCAAGTGGAAACCAGTTCCACCGAAGAATCCCCTCGTACTGATAGGTTCATGAAAATTGATCCTTACAGAGGAAGTTGGGGCCTGCGCTTCCTCGAGCTGGAGTTATCCAATCCAACTGATGTTGTCTTTGAGATTGGTGTGTCTGTTAATATGGAGGATTTTAATGATGAGGAGAATCCTGAATATGATTATCCTAAAACTAGGATTGACAGAGATTACACTGCCAGGGTGTTAATACCATTAGAACATTTTAAGTTACCTGTTCTTGATGGTTCTTTCCTGGTTAAGGAGTCCCAAATGAATGGGACCATTAGTAGAAGATCGAGCTTCTCGGAGAAAAGTAGCAAAGCTGAACTTAATGCTTCCATCAAGAATTTAATCTCTAGAATCAAAGTCAGGTGGCAATCCGGCCGAAACAATTCAGGAGAACTAAACATAAAAGATGCAATACAGGCTGCCCTACAATCATCCATGATGGATGTACTACTACCAGATCCATTGACCTTTGGGTTTAGGTGTGGCAAAAATACTTTACAAGATTTTGCTGAACTTAATTTGGATGAAGAATCTGATATTCAGGGTACACGTAAAGGTTCATTAAGAGCTCATGACATGACACCGGTAGAAGTGCTGGTACGCAATAATACCAAGGAAATGATTAAAGTCAGTCTGAGCATCACATGCAGAGATATAGCTGGGGAGAACTGCGTCGAAGGTGATAAAGCGACAGTGTTATGGGCAG GTGTTCTCAGTGGTGTCACCATGGAGGTACCTCCACTGAAGGAATATAGACATTCGTTCTCCTTGTATTTCCTGGTTCCTGGTGAGTACACACTATTAGCTGCTGCTGTGATCGATGATGCTAATGAAATGCTGCGAGCCAGAGCAAGAGCTAAATCATGCGACGAGTCCATATTTTGTCGCGGGCCACCATACCATATCCGAGTGGATGGGACTATGTGA
- the LOC107827634 gene encoding trafficking protein particle complex II-specific subunit 120 homolog isoform X2 — protein sequence MEPDVSIETSCMIRVAVLPIGSITIPLFRDYTSMLVRHYTVSLSSISSFYTEHQKSPFAHQPWDSGSLRFKFMVGGSPPSPWEDFQSNRKIFAVIGICHCPSSPDLHSVMDQFVTACKSYSSSVVQRCFAFCPGDSQLEDESFKGSNLILFPPADRQTQEFHLQTMMQDIAASLLMEFEKSVLQAESGGTILKTPLDSQASLSSEEVIKAKKRRLGRAQKTIGDYCLLAGSPVDANAHYSTSLELARLTGDFFWYAGAMEGSVCALLIDQMGQRDQVLDDEVKYRYNSVILHYRKSFIQDNAQRVSPLSFELEATLKLARYLCRKELAKEVVDLLTAAADGAKSLIDASDRLILYIEIARLFGTLGYHRKAAFFSRQVAQLYLQQENRLAAISSMQVLAMTTKAYRVQSRASTDHALYQENGQNHADGGKAHHNWIVSLFESQWSSIQMVVLREILLSAVRGGDPLTAWSAAARLLRSYYPLITPAGQNGLASALSNASERLPSGTRCADPALPFIRLHSFPLHSSQQDIVKRNHGRDDWWAGAAPSGPFIYTPFSKGEANQSSKQELIWVVGEAVQVLVELANPCGFDLKVDSIYLSVHSGNFDAFPISVSLPPNSSKVIALAGIPTEVGSLKIPGCIVHCFGVITEHYFKDVDNLLVGAAQGLVLSDPFRCCGSPKLKNVTVPNISVVPPLPLFISRVVGSDGAIILYEGEIREVQISLANAGTVPIEQAHISLSGKNQDSIQSIAYEILKSSLPLKPGAEVRIPVTLKAWQLGLSDLDAAPGKNISGSTGRQLKDGSSPVLLIHYAGPLAYSGDASTNGSVPPGRRLVVPLNICVLQGLSLVKARLLSMEIPAHVGENHSKIQVETSSTEESPRTDRFMKIDPYRGSWGLRFLELELSNPTDVVFEIGVSVNMEDFNDEENPEYDYPKTRIDRDYTARVLIPLEHFKLPVLDGSFLVKESQMNGTISRRSSFSEKSSKAELNASIKNLISRIKVRWQSGRNNSGELNIKDAIQAALQSSMMDVLLPDPLTFGFRCGKNTLQDFAELNLDEESDIQGTRKGSLRAHDMTPVEVLVRNNTKEMIKVSLSITCRDIAGENCVEGDKATVLWAGVLSGVTMEVPPLKEYRHSFSLYFLVPGEYTLLAAAVIDDANEMLRARARAKSCDESIFCRGPPYHIRVDGTM from the exons ATGGAACCCGACGTGAGCATCGAAACAAGCTGTATGATCCGAGTAGCAGTTCTACCAATCGGATCGATTACAATCCCCTTATTCCGCGACTACACTTCTATGCTAGTCCGTCACTACACAGTATCATTATCTTCTATCAGTTCATTCTACACAGAACATCAAAAATCTCCATTCGCTCATCAACCTTGGGATTCCGGTAGCCTCCGGTTCAAATTCATGGTCGGCGGTTCACCGCCTAGTCCTTGGGAAGACTTCCAATCGAACCGGAAGATCTTCGCTGTTATAGGCATTTGTCACTGTCCTTCTTCCCCTGATCTACATTCTGTCATGGATCAGTTTGTCACTGCCTGTAAGAGTTACTCTTCTTCAGTCGTTCAGCGTTGCTTCGCTTTTTGCCCTGGAGATTCTCAG CTAGAGGATGAAAGCTTCAAAGGGAGCAACTTAATTTTGTTTCCCCCTGCTGATCGGCAAACTCAGGAATTCCATTTGCAAACTATGATGCAAGATATTGCTGCCTCATTGTTGATGGAATTTGAGAAATCAGTTCTTCAAGCAGAGTCTGGTGGAACTATTTTGAAGACACCTTTAGATTCTCAAGCCAGTCTTAGCTCAGAGGAG GTCATCAAGGCTAAGAAACGAAGATTGGGCCGTGCACAAAAAACTATTGGCGATTACTGTCTCTTGGCAGGATCACCTGTTGATGCTAATGCCCATTATTCAACTTCATTGGAACTTGCTCGATTGACTGGGGACTTCTTTTGGTATGCTGGGGCAATGGAAGGCAGTGTTTGTGCATTGTTG ATAGATCAAATGGGCCAGAGGGATCAAGTTCTAGACGATGAGGTCAAATACCGTTACAATAGTGTGATTTTGCATTACAGAAAGTCATTTATTCAAGATAATGCTCAAAG AGTTTCTCCTCTAAGTTTCGAGCTCGAGGCGACTCTCAAATTAGCACGATACCTCTGCAG GAAGGAGCTGGCTAAAGAAGTGGTTGATTTGTTGACAGCAGCAGCTGATGGAGCAAAATCATTGATTGATGCTAGTGACAGATTGATATTATACATTGAAATAGCTCGCCTCTTTGGGACTCTTGGTTATCATCGAAAGGCTGCTTTTTTCTCAAGGCAGGTGGCTCAGCTATACTTGCAACAAGAGAATCGATTGGCTGCAATCAGTTCAATGCAAGTACTGGCAATGACTACAAAAGCTTATCGTGTTCAAAGTAGAGCCTCCACTGATCATGCTCTTTATCAG GAAAATGGACAAAATCATGCGGATGGTGGAAAAGCGCATCACAATTGGATAGTCTCACTTTTCGAATCTCAATGGAGTAGCATTCAAATGGTTGTGCTGAGGGAAATACTTCTATCAGCTGTTCGTGGTGGAGATCCTCTTACTGCATGGAGTGCAGCAGCACGTCTTCTTAGGTCCTATTATCCTCTTATTACACCTGCTGGGCAAAATGGTCTTGCAAGTGCTCTTTCAAATGCATCAGAGAGACTTCCTTCAGGAACTCGCTGTGCTGATCCGGCCTTACCTTTTATAAG GTTGCATTCTTTTCCACTTCATTCCTCCCAACAGGACATAGTAAAACGTAATCATGGGAGAGATGATTGGTGGGCAGGGGCTGCTCCTTCAGGACCTTTTATTTATACACCTTTCAGCAAAGGGGAGGCGAATCAAAGCAGTAAGCAGGAGCTTATATGGGTTGTAGGTGAAGCAGTGCAAGTGTTAGTGGAGTTGGCAAATCCTTGTGGCTTTGATTTGAAGGTGGATAGTATATATCTATCTGTGCATTCAGGGAATTTTGATGCTTTTCCCATCAGTGTTAGTCTGCCTCCTAATTCTTCCAAAGTGATTGCATTAGCTGGAATTCCTACTGAAGTAGGTTCACTGAAAATTCCGGGATGTATTGTTCATTGTTTTGGTGTTATCACTGAACATTATTTTAAGGATGTGGATAATCTTCTCGTGGGAGCGGCTCAAGGACTTGTGCTGTCTGATCCTTTCCGCTGTTGTGGGTCACCAAAGTTGAAAAATGTTACGGTTCCAAATATTTCAGTGGTTCCACCTTTGCCATTGTTTATATCACGTGTTGTGGGTAGTGATGGTGCTATAATTTTATATGAAGGCGAGATTCGTGAAGTGCAGATAAGTTTGGCCAATGCCGGCACGGTTCCAATTGAGCAAGCCCACATCTCATTATCTGGAAAAAATCAAGACTCAATCCAGTCAATTGCTTATGAAATCTTGAAGTCTTCCCTTCCTTTGAAGCCCGGTGCTGAAGTGAGAATACCTGTCACCTTAAAGGCTTGGCAGCTTGGACTTTCGGATCTGGATGCTGCACCTGGCAAGAACATATCTGGAAGCACTGGGAGGCAACTCAAGGACGGAAGCAGCCCTGTGCTGCTGATCCACTATGCAG GTCCACTTGCTTATTCTGGAGATGCATCAACAAATGGATCTGTTCCTCCTGGTAGGCGCTTAGTCGTTCCCCTGAATATATGTGTTTTGCAGGGTTTATCTCTTGTGAAGGCTCGTTTGTTATCTATGGAGATCCCTGCTCATGTGGGGGAGAATCATTCAAAAATTCAAGTGGAAACCAGTTCCACCGAAGAATCCCCTCGTACTGATAGGTTCATGAAAATTGATCCTTACAGAGGAAGTTGGGGCCTGCGCTTCCTCGAGCTGGAGTTATCCAATCCAACTGATGTTGTCTTTGAGATTGGTGTGTCTGTTAATATGGAGGATTTTAATGATGAGGAGAATCCTGAATATGATTATCCTAAAACTAGGATTGACAGAGATTACACTGCCAGGGTGTTAATACCATTAGAACATTTTAAGTTACCTGTTCTTGATGGTTCTTTCCTGGTTAAGGAGTCCCAAATGAATGGGACCATTAGTAGAAGATCGAGCTTCTCGGAGAAAAGTAGCAAAGCTGAACTTAATGCTTCCATCAAGAATTTAATCTCTAGAATCAAAGTCAGGTGGCAATCCGGCCGAAACAATTCAGGAGAACTAAACATAAAAGATGCAATACAGGCTGCCCTACAATCATCCATGATGGATGTACTACTACCAGATCCATTGACCTTTGGGTTTAGGTGTGGCAAAAATACTTTACAAGATTTTGCTGAACTTAATTTGGATGAAGAATCTGATATTCAGGGTACACGTAAAGGTTCATTAAGAGCTCATGACATGACACCGGTAGAAGTGCTGGTACGCAATAATACCAAGGAAATGATTAAAGTCAGTCTGAGCATCACATGCAGAGATATAGCTGGGGAGAACTGCGTCGAAGGTGATAAAGCGACAGTGTTATGGGCAG GTGTTCTCAGTGGTGTCACCATGGAGGTACCTCCACTGAAGGAATATAGACATTCGTTCTCCTTGTATTTCCTGGTTCCTGGTGAGTACACACTATTAGCTGCTGCTGTGATCGATGATGCTAATGAAATGCTGCGAGCCAGAGCAAGAGCTAAATCATGCGACGAGTCCATATTTTGTCGCGGGCCACCATACCATATCCGAGTGGATGGGACTATGTGA
- the LOC107827634 gene encoding trafficking protein particle complex II-specific subunit 120 homolog isoform X3 encodes MMQDIAASLLMEFEKSVLQAESGGTILKTPLDSQASLSSEEVIKAKKRRLGRAQKTIGDYCLLAGSPVDANAHYSTSLELARLTGDFFWYAGAMEGSVCALLIDQMGQRDQVLDDEVKYRYNSVILHYRKSFIQDNAQRVSPLSFELEATLKLARYLCRYSWKELAKEVVDLLTAAADGAKSLIDASDRLILYIEIARLFGTLGYHRKAAFFSRQVAQLYLQQENRLAAISSMQVLAMTTKAYRVQSRASTDHALYQENGQNHADGGKAHHNWIVSLFESQWSSIQMVVLREILLSAVRGGDPLTAWSAAARLLRSYYPLITPAGQNGLASALSNASERLPSGTRCADPALPFIRLHSFPLHSSQQDIVKRNHGRDDWWAGAAPSGPFIYTPFSKGEANQSSKQELIWVVGEAVQVLVELANPCGFDLKVDSIYLSVHSGNFDAFPISVSLPPNSSKVIALAGIPTEVGSLKIPGCIVHCFGVITEHYFKDVDNLLVGAAQGLVLSDPFRCCGSPKLKNVTVPNISVVPPLPLFISRVVGSDGAIILYEGEIREVQISLANAGTVPIEQAHISLSGKNQDSIQSIAYEILKSSLPLKPGAEVRIPVTLKAWQLGLSDLDAAPGKNISGSTGRQLKDGSSPVLLIHYAGPLAYSGDASTNGSVPPGRRLVVPLNICVLQGLSLVKARLLSMEIPAHVGENHSKIQVETSSTEESPRTDRFMKIDPYRGSWGLRFLELELSNPTDVVFEIGVSVNMEDFNDEENPEYDYPKTRIDRDYTARVLIPLEHFKLPVLDGSFLVKESQMNGTISRRSSFSEKSSKAELNASIKNLISRIKVRWQSGRNNSGELNIKDAIQAALQSSMMDVLLPDPLTFGFRCGKNTLQDFAELNLDEESDIQGTRKGSLRAHDMTPVEVLVRNNTKEMIKVSLSITCRDIAGENCVEGDKATVLWAGVLSGVTMEVPPLKEYRHSFSLYFLVPGEYTLLAAAVIDDANEMLRARARAKSCDESIFCRGPPYHIRVDGTM; translated from the exons ATGATGCAAGATATTGCTGCCTCATTGTTGATGGAATTTGAGAAATCAGTTCTTCAAGCAGAGTCTGGTGGAACTATTTTGAAGACACCTTTAGATTCTCAAGCCAGTCTTAGCTCAGAGGAG GTCATCAAGGCTAAGAAACGAAGATTGGGCCGTGCACAAAAAACTATTGGCGATTACTGTCTCTTGGCAGGATCACCTGTTGATGCTAATGCCCATTATTCAACTTCATTGGAACTTGCTCGATTGACTGGGGACTTCTTTTGGTATGCTGGGGCAATGGAAGGCAGTGTTTGTGCATTGTTG ATAGATCAAATGGGCCAGAGGGATCAAGTTCTAGACGATGAGGTCAAATACCGTTACAATAGTGTGATTTTGCATTACAGAAAGTCATTTATTCAAGATAATGCTCAAAG AGTTTCTCCTCTAAGTTTCGAGCTCGAGGCGACTCTCAAATTAGCACGATACCTCTGCAGGTACTCTTG GAAGGAGCTGGCTAAAGAAGTGGTTGATTTGTTGACAGCAGCAGCTGATGGAGCAAAATCATTGATTGATGCTAGTGACAGATTGATATTATACATTGAAATAGCTCGCCTCTTTGGGACTCTTGGTTATCATCGAAAGGCTGCTTTTTTCTCAAGGCAGGTGGCTCAGCTATACTTGCAACAAGAGAATCGATTGGCTGCAATCAGTTCAATGCAAGTACTGGCAATGACTACAAAAGCTTATCGTGTTCAAAGTAGAGCCTCCACTGATCATGCTCTTTATCAG GAAAATGGACAAAATCATGCGGATGGTGGAAAAGCGCATCACAATTGGATAGTCTCACTTTTCGAATCTCAATGGAGTAGCATTCAAATGGTTGTGCTGAGGGAAATACTTCTATCAGCTGTTCGTGGTGGAGATCCTCTTACTGCATGGAGTGCAGCAGCACGTCTTCTTAGGTCCTATTATCCTCTTATTACACCTGCTGGGCAAAATGGTCTTGCAAGTGCTCTTTCAAATGCATCAGAGAGACTTCCTTCAGGAACTCGCTGTGCTGATCCGGCCTTACCTTTTATAAG GTTGCATTCTTTTCCACTTCATTCCTCCCAACAGGACATAGTAAAACGTAATCATGGGAGAGATGATTGGTGGGCAGGGGCTGCTCCTTCAGGACCTTTTATTTATACACCTTTCAGCAAAGGGGAGGCGAATCAAAGCAGTAAGCAGGAGCTTATATGGGTTGTAGGTGAAGCAGTGCAAGTGTTAGTGGAGTTGGCAAATCCTTGTGGCTTTGATTTGAAGGTGGATAGTATATATCTATCTGTGCATTCAGGGAATTTTGATGCTTTTCCCATCAGTGTTAGTCTGCCTCCTAATTCTTCCAAAGTGATTGCATTAGCTGGAATTCCTACTGAAGTAGGTTCACTGAAAATTCCGGGATGTATTGTTCATTGTTTTGGTGTTATCACTGAACATTATTTTAAGGATGTGGATAATCTTCTCGTGGGAGCGGCTCAAGGACTTGTGCTGTCTGATCCTTTCCGCTGTTGTGGGTCACCAAAGTTGAAAAATGTTACGGTTCCAAATATTTCAGTGGTTCCACCTTTGCCATTGTTTATATCACGTGTTGTGGGTAGTGATGGTGCTATAATTTTATATGAAGGCGAGATTCGTGAAGTGCAGATAAGTTTGGCCAATGCCGGCACGGTTCCAATTGAGCAAGCCCACATCTCATTATCTGGAAAAAATCAAGACTCAATCCAGTCAATTGCTTATGAAATCTTGAAGTCTTCCCTTCCTTTGAAGCCCGGTGCTGAAGTGAGAATACCTGTCACCTTAAAGGCTTGGCAGCTTGGACTTTCGGATCTGGATGCTGCACCTGGCAAGAACATATCTGGAAGCACTGGGAGGCAACTCAAGGACGGAAGCAGCCCTGTGCTGCTGATCCACTATGCAG GTCCACTTGCTTATTCTGGAGATGCATCAACAAATGGATCTGTTCCTCCTGGTAGGCGCTTAGTCGTTCCCCTGAATATATGTGTTTTGCAGGGTTTATCTCTTGTGAAGGCTCGTTTGTTATCTATGGAGATCCCTGCTCATGTGGGGGAGAATCATTCAAAAATTCAAGTGGAAACCAGTTCCACCGAAGAATCCCCTCGTACTGATAGGTTCATGAAAATTGATCCTTACAGAGGAAGTTGGGGCCTGCGCTTCCTCGAGCTGGAGTTATCCAATCCAACTGATGTTGTCTTTGAGATTGGTGTGTCTGTTAATATGGAGGATTTTAATGATGAGGAGAATCCTGAATATGATTATCCTAAAACTAGGATTGACAGAGATTACACTGCCAGGGTGTTAATACCATTAGAACATTTTAAGTTACCTGTTCTTGATGGTTCTTTCCTGGTTAAGGAGTCCCAAATGAATGGGACCATTAGTAGAAGATCGAGCTTCTCGGAGAAAAGTAGCAAAGCTGAACTTAATGCTTCCATCAAGAATTTAATCTCTAGAATCAAAGTCAGGTGGCAATCCGGCCGAAACAATTCAGGAGAACTAAACATAAAAGATGCAATACAGGCTGCCCTACAATCATCCATGATGGATGTACTACTACCAGATCCATTGACCTTTGGGTTTAGGTGTGGCAAAAATACTTTACAAGATTTTGCTGAACTTAATTTGGATGAAGAATCTGATATTCAGGGTACACGTAAAGGTTCATTAAGAGCTCATGACATGACACCGGTAGAAGTGCTGGTACGCAATAATACCAAGGAAATGATTAAAGTCAGTCTGAGCATCACATGCAGAGATATAGCTGGGGAGAACTGCGTCGAAGGTGATAAAGCGACAGTGTTATGGGCAG GTGTTCTCAGTGGTGTCACCATGGAGGTACCTCCACTGAAGGAATATAGACATTCGTTCTCCTTGTATTTCCTGGTTCCTGGTGAGTACACACTATTAGCTGCTGCTGTGATCGATGATGCTAATGAAATGCTGCGAGCCAGAGCAAGAGCTAAATCATGCGACGAGTCCATATTTTGTCGCGGGCCACCATACCATATCCGAGTGGATGGGACTATGTGA